The Streptomyces sp. RKAG293 genome includes a region encoding these proteins:
- a CDS encoding alpha/beta hydrolase, translating to MTGVVVYRGMNRATLDRQYSPSSRVRSLPAYLDEYRRLSEAARRDHPVLTGLAYGPHPAETLDYFPATSTGAVTGTGAGTARPPLLVFVHGGNWQALGRAESAFPAPPLLAAGAAVAVVEYGLAPDVGLDTMAGMVRRSVDWLLQNADRLGFAPDRLHLCGTSAGAHLAAMALLPDPLDGPDVSGRIAGAVLLSGIYDLEPVRLSYVNEALRLDEATALRNSPLHLLPARPAEVVVARGGNETEEYIRQHERMVAALRPRAAVTEVVAERRNHFDLPYDLGVGSSRLGSAVLAQMGLGGSTT from the coding sequence ATGACCGGCGTCGTCGTGTACCGGGGGATGAATCGGGCCACGCTGGACCGGCAGTACTCGCCGAGCTCCCGCGTGCGCAGTCTGCCGGCCTATCTGGACGAGTACCGGCGACTGAGCGAAGCTGCCCGCCGCGACCATCCGGTGCTCACCGGTCTCGCCTACGGACCGCACCCTGCCGAGACGCTCGACTACTTTCCCGCTACGAGTACGGGTGCGGTGACGGGAACGGGTGCGGGAACGGCCCGTCCGCCGCTGCTGGTCTTCGTCCATGGCGGGAACTGGCAGGCGCTCGGCCGGGCCGAATCGGCCTTCCCGGCACCGCCGCTGCTCGCCGCCGGCGCGGCGGTCGCCGTCGTCGAGTACGGGCTGGCGCCGGACGTCGGGCTGGACACGATGGCGGGGATGGTGCGCCGCAGCGTGGACTGGCTGCTGCAGAACGCGGACCGACTCGGATTCGCCCCGGACCGCCTCCACCTGTGCGGGACGTCGGCCGGCGCCCATCTGGCCGCGATGGCTCTGCTGCCTGATCCGCTCGACGGCCCGGACGTGTCCGGCCGGATTGCCGGAGCGGTCCTGCTGAGCGGCATCTACGACCTGGAGCCGGTCCGGCTGTCCTACGTCAACGAGGCGCTGCGTCTGGACGAGGCCACGGCGCTGCGCAACAGCCCGCTGCATCTGCTGCCGGCGCGACCGGCCGAGGTCGTGGTCGCGCGTGGCGGCAACGAGACCGAGGAGTACATCCGGCAGCACGAGCGGATGGTGGCGGCGCTACGGCCCCGGGCAGCGGTGACGGAGGTCGTCGCGGAGCGGCGCAACCACTTCGACCTCCCCTACGACCTGGGGGTCGGCTCCTCACGGCTGGGGAGCGCCGTCCTCGCGCAGATGGGACTGGGAGGGAGCACGACATGA
- a CDS encoding DUF6875 domain-containing protein: protein MLSVDLDKTLEAVEDWLSGYIRQPHSELGRSGPVCPFVAPAQDADALEIRVRLVGLTPSQALIDEIVRCGLDEFSEVGWKAGNPNLRSLLLVLPDLPPEHLHLLDTAHSALKPESVRRGLMLGQFHEKCREKAARNPAFEVSWAPVPMVAIRSMAIHDVLFLANRRDWFEEYARRFGVRYRNSAHGVDPLLTEVYERACAVHGLRG from the coding sequence GTGCTCTCAGTCGACTTGGACAAAACGCTGGAGGCCGTTGAGGACTGGCTCAGCGGCTACATCCGTCAACCGCACAGCGAACTCGGCCGGTCCGGTCCGGTGTGCCCGTTCGTCGCCCCGGCCCAGGACGCCGACGCGCTGGAGATCAGAGTCAGACTCGTCGGGCTCACCCCGAGCCAGGCGCTCATCGACGAGATCGTGCGCTGCGGTCTCGACGAGTTCAGCGAGGTCGGCTGGAAGGCCGGCAATCCGAACCTCCGCTCCCTCCTGCTCGTCCTGCCGGACCTGCCGCCCGAGCACCTGCACCTGCTGGACACCGCGCACAGCGCGCTGAAGCCCGAGAGCGTGCGCCGCGGGCTGATGCTCGGACAGTTCCACGAGAAGTGCCGTGAGAAGGCGGCCCGCAACCCGGCATTCGAGGTCAGTTGGGCTCCGGTGCCGATGGTGGCGATCCGCTCGATGGCCATCCACGACGTGCTGTTCCTCGCGAATCGCAGGGACTGGTTCGAGGAGTACGCACGCCGTTTCGGGGTCCGCTACCGGAACTCGGCACACGGCGTCGACCCACTGCTGACCGAGGTGTACGAGCGCGCCTGCGCCGTCCACGGCCTGAGGGGCTGA